One genomic region from Populus nigra chromosome 8, ddPopNigr1.1, whole genome shotgun sequence encodes:
- the LOC133700757 gene encoding ABC transporter C family member 3-like isoform X1: MEFFFEAKEKGVAAIVSSSSSIMHAPGSNIDFLLQSNFISGFCGSLHLVLLLALCVSFLCKKLSRWGDGEGSSEMLMMKRRFSWYKLTLVCCLGVSVFNFISCLLSYFYLYGNVLSDGEIMTLLDLGLRTLSWGALVVYLRTQFFNSGENMFPLFLRVWWGFYLAISCYCFLVDVFIHHKHGSLDIEWYLVSDAVSVLTGLFLCYVGFLRSDIQDVLGEPLLNGDSSSINNLETSNSRGGDTVTPFGNAGLFSILTFSWMNSLIAAGNRKILDLEDVPQLHGVDSVVGAFPVFKNKLESDCGRATRFKLAKALFLLVWKEILKTALLALIHTLCSYAGPYLIDAFVQCLEGRGEFKNQGYILASTFVAAKLAECLAHRHLSFRLQQIGTRLRAVTATMIYNKSLTISCQSKQGHSSGEMINIMTIDADRLGIFSWYIHDPWLVILQVCLALLILYRNLGLGSVAGFVATVIVMSLNYPFGRLEEKFQDKLMESKDKRMKATVEILRNMRILKLQGWEMKFFSKILELREEETRWLKKYFYNSVVINVVSWATPTVVAVATFGTCMLMGIPLESGKVLSALATFGILQSPIYNLPDTVSMLVQTKVSLDRIASFLCLDDLQPDAIEKLPGGSSDTAIEIVDGNFSWDLSSPRATLKDINFKVLNGMKIAVCGTVGSGKSSLLSSILGELPKISGTLKLCGTKAYVAQSPWIQSGKIEENILFGKEMDKERYDKVLEACSLKKDLEILSFGDQTVIGERGINLSGGQKQRIQIARALYQDAQIYLFDDPFSAVDAHTGSHLFKEVLLGLLSSKTVIYVTHQVEFLSAADVILVMKDGRIVLAGKYDEILNSGSDFKVLVGAHKAALSVLDSRQAGAVSENESVRDNNGGENSTDRIVHNEGNKDSQIGKADEVAEPQAQLIQEEEREKGSVGFQIYWKYITTAYGGALVPFILLAQLLFQILQIGSTYWMAWATPATKDVKPAVSGSRLLIVYVSLVIGSSFCILARAMLLVTAGYKTATLLFNKLHQCIFRAPMSFFDATPSGRIINRASKDQSALEMQIPDLVGGLAFEAIMLLGIIAVMSQVAWQVFIVSIPVIAACIWYQQYYIPAARELSRLSGVCNAPVIQNFAETISGATTIRSFDQESRFQEINMKLTDAYSRPKFHNSAAMQWLCFRMDMFSSVTFAFCLFLLVSFPERTNPAIAGLAVTYALELHMAQFGLIWNFCICENKLISVERILQYMSIPAEPPLVIESKRPDHSWPSHGKIDIDNLQVRYAPHMPLVLRGLSCTFPGGKKTGIVGRTGSGKSTLIQALFRTVEPAAGQIMIDSIDISLIGLHDLRSRLSIIPQDPTMFEGTVRSNLDPLEKYTDEQIWEVLDKCQLGDEVRKKERKLDSTVIENGENWSMGQRQLVCLGRVLLKKSKVLVLDEATASVDTATDNLIQQTLRQNFSDCTVITIAHRITSVLDSDMVLLLSHGLIEEYDSPTRLLENKSSSFSQLVAEYTVRSNTHFEKSTGLNL; the protein is encoded by the exons atggaatttttttttgaggcaAAAGAGAAAGGTGTCGCAGCCATTGTTTCAAGCTCATCTTCCATAATGCATGCTCCAGGTTCAaatattgattttcttcttcaatccAATTTCATTAGTGGGTTCTGTGGATCGTTGCACTTGGTTTTGTTACTTGCTTTATGTGTCTCGTTTTTGTGTAAGAAACTCAGCAGGTGGGGTGATGGAGAGGGTTCTTCAGAGATGTTAATGATGAAGAGGAGGTTTTCGTGGTATAAACTGACCTTGGTCTGTTGTTTGGGTGTCtcggtttttaatttcatctcgtGTTTGTTGAGCTACTTTTATTTGTATGGAAATGTTTTGTCTGATGGTGAAATAATGACCCTTTTGGATTTAGGGCTTAGAACACTCTCTTGGGGTGCACTTGTTGTTTATTTGCGTACCCAGTTCTTTAACTCAGGTGAAAACATGTTCCCTTTGTTTTTGAGAGTTTGGTGGGGTTTCTATTTGGCTATTTCTTGTTACTGCTTTCTTGTAGATGTTTTCATTCATCACAAACACGGGTCTTTGGACATAGAGTGGTATTTGGTGTCTGATGCGGTCTCTGTGCTTACTGGATTATTTCTTTGTTATGTTGGGTTTTTGAGAAGTGATATTCAAGATGTACTTGGAGAACCCCTTTTGAATGGTGATTCTAGTTCGATTAATAATTTGGAGACAAGTAATTCTAGGGGGGGAGATACGGTGACTCCTTTTGGAAATGCTGGTCTTTTCAGTATTCTCACCTTCTCTTGGATGAATTCTTTAATTGCTGCTGGCAATAGGAAAATTTTAGACCTTGAAGATGTTCCTCAACTTCACGGTGTTGACAGTGTGGTTGGAGCTTTtccagtttttaaaaataagcttGAGTCAGATTGTGGAAGAGCTACCAGGTTCAAGCTCGCGAAAGCACTGTTTCTGTTAGTTTggaaagaaattttaaagacAGCTTTATTGGCGTTGATACACACGTTATGTTCTTATGCTGGTCCCTACCTTATCGACGCTTTTGTTCAATGCCTTGAAGGGCGAGGAGAATTCAAGAATCAAGGTTATATTTTGGCTTCCACCTTTGTGGCCGCAAAGCTTGCTGAGTGCCTCGCACACAGGCATTTATCTTTTAGGTTGCAACAAATTGGAACAAGGCTCCGTGCAGTAACAGCCACGATGATTTACAACAAGAGCTTGACCATTTCCTGTCAGTCAAAGCAGGGGCATTCAAGTGGAGAAATGATCAATATTATGACAATTGATGCTGATAGACTTGGCATCTTTAGTTGGTACATACACGATCCATGGTTGGTCATCTTGCAAGTTTGTTTGGCCTTGCTGATACTGTACAGAAATTTGGGACTGGGGTCGGTTGCTGGCTTTGTTGCGACAGTAATTGTCATGTCGTTAAACTATCCTTTCGGAAGATTAGAGGAGAAGTTTCAAGACAAGTTAATGGAATCAAAAGATAAACGAATGAAGGCAACCGTGGAGATTTTGAGAAATATGAGAATTCTCAAGCTTCAGGGATGGGAAATGAAGTTTTTCTCTAAGATTCTTGAACTCAGGGAAGAAGAGACACGGTGGCTGAAGAAATACTTCTATAATTCAGTAGTGATCAATGTTGTCTCTTGGGCTACTCCCACTGTTGTGGCTGTGGCCACCTTTGGTACTTGCATGCTAATGGGAATCCCTCTTGAATCAGGGAAGGTCTTATCTGCACTCGCAACATTTGGGATTCTTCAATCCCCAATCTATAACCTTCCCGATACAGTTTCTATGCTAGTTCAGACAAAGGTTTCTCTTGACAGAATTgcatcttttctttgtcttgaTGACTTGCAGCCTGATGCTATAGAGAAGCTTCCAGGAGGCAGTTCTGATACAGCAATTGAGATTGTTGATGGAAATTTCTCTTGGGATTTGTCTTCACCCAGGGCAACATTGAAAGATATAAACTTCAAAGTGCTCAATGGTATGAAGATAGCTGTTTGTGGTACTGTTGGTTCAGGCAAGTCGAGCTTGCTTTCCTCCATTTTGGGAGAGTTACCCAAGATCTCAGGGACACTCAAGTTGTGTGGGACAAAGGCGTATGTTGCTCAGTCACCTTGGATACAGAGTGGTAAGATAGAAGAGAACATATTGTTTGGTAAGGAGATGGACAAAGAAAGGTACGATAAGGTACTTGAAGCATGTTCCCTGAAGAAGGACCTGGAAATCCTCTCATTCGGGGATCAAACAGTTATTGGTGAGAGGGGTATCAACTTGAGTGGTGGACAGAAGCAAAGAATACAGATAGCACGTGCTCTCTACCAAGATGCCCAAATCTATCTATTTGATGACCCTTTCAGTGCCGTGGATGCTCATACTGGATCTCATTTGTTTAAA GAAGTTTTGCTTGGTCTTTTAAGTTCAAAAACTGTTATTTATGTTACTCATCAGGTTGAGTTCTTATCCGCTGCTGATGTAATCTTG GTCATGAAAGATGGAAGGATCGTGCTGGCCGGGAAGTATGACGAAATTCTCAATTCAGGATCTGATTTTAAGGTACTTGTAGGTGCACATAAGGCAGCTTTATCAGTTCTGGATTCCAGACAGGCAGGAGCAGTTTCCGAAAATGAAAGTGTCAGAGACAACAATGGAGGCGAGAACAGTACTGATAGGATTGTACATAACGAAGGAAATAAAGATTCACAAATTGGTAAAGCAGATGAGGTAGCCGAGCCACAAGCACAACTCAttcaagaagaagagagagagaaaggtagTGTTGGGTTTCAAATCTATTGGAAATATATCACAACAGCATACGGAGGAGCTCTGGTGCCCTTTATATTACTGGCACAACTTCTCTTTCAGATCCTTCAAATTGGTAGCACTTATTGGATGGCATGGGCAACTCCTGCGACAAAGGATGTGAAACCTGCTGTTAGTGGATCTAGACTGTTAATCGTCTATGTATCTCTGGTTATTGGAAGTTCTTTTTGCATCCTGGCTCGAGCCATGCTTCTTGTAACAGCAGGGTACAAAACTGCAACTCTACTATTCAACAAATTGCATCAGTGCATTTTTCGTGCTCCCATGTCCTTTTTTGACGCGACCCCTAGTGGACGAATCATTAACAGA GCTTCTAAAGATCAAAGTGCACTAGAAATGCAAATTCCAGATCTAGTTGGGGGTCTTGCCTTCGAAGCAATCATGCTTCTGGGAATCATAGCAGTGATGTCTCAAGTGGCATGgcaagtttttatagtttccATCCCTGTAATTGCTGCCTGTATCTGGTATCAG CAATATTACATACCTGCAGCAAGAGAGCTTTCACGGTTGAGTGGAGTATGCAATGCTCCAGTTATCCAAAATTTTGCAGAAACAATTTCAGGAGCAACAACGATCAGGAGCTTTgatcaagaatcaagattccaagaaataaatatgaaaCTAACAGATGCATATTCTCGGCCCAAATTTCATAATTCTGCTGCAATGCAATGGCTTTGCTTCCGCATGGATATGTTCAGTTCTGTTACGTTTGCTTTCTGTCTGTTTCTTTTAGTCTCTTTTCCAGAAAGAACTAATCCAG CCATTGCAGGCTTAGCTGTTACATATGCGCTTGAGCTACACATGGCACAATTTGGGTTGATATGGAATTTCTGCATTTGTGAGAACAAACTCATATCAGTAGAGAGAATTCTTCAGTACATGTCTATTCCTGCTGAGCCTCCTCTTGTAATTGAATCAAAGAGGCCAGACCATTCTTGGCCATCACATGGTAAAATTGATATCGATAATCTACag GTCCGATATGCCCCGCACATGCCACTGGTGCTGCGTGGTCTCTCATGCACTTTCCCAGGAGGGAAGAAAACTGGTATTGTTGGGAGAACAGGCAGCGGTAAATCTACTCTCATACAGGCTCTTTTCCGAACCGTTGAACCTGCAGCTGGTCAGATTATGATTGACAGCATTGATATCTCACTGATTGGCCTGCATGATTTAAGGTCAAGACTGAGCATTATTCCCCAGGATCCAACCATGTTTGAAGGGACTGTTAGAAGTAATCTGGACCCACTTGAAAAGTACACAGATGAACAGATCTGGGAG GTTCTGGACAAGTGCCAACTTGGAGATGAAGttaggaaaaaggaaaggaagctGGATTCCACAG TTATCGAGAATGGGGAGAACTGGAGTATGGGCCAGAGGCAGCTAGTCTGTCTTGGGCGTGTGCTCCTCAAGAAAAGTAAGGTGTTGGTCCTTGATGAAGCTACTGCCTCAGTTGACACAGCCACTGATAATCTTATTCAGCAAACACTCAGGCAGAACTTCTCTGACTGTACAGTGATAACCATTGCACATAGAATAACCTCTGTTCTTGACAGTGACATGGTTTTGCTTCTAAGTCATG GTCTCATTGAGGAATATGATTCGCCAACAAGGTTGTTAGAAAACAAGTCATCGTCATTCTCCCAACTTGTAGCAGAGTACACAGTGAGGTCAAATACCCATTTCGAGAAATCAACTGGATTAAATTTATAG
- the LOC133700757 gene encoding ABC transporter C family member 3-like isoform X2, with amino-acid sequence MEFFFEAKEKGVAAIVSSSSSIMHAPGSNIDFLLQSNFISGFCGSLHLVLLLALCVSFLCKKLSRWGDGEGSSEMLMMKRRFSWYKLTLVCCLGVSVFNFISCLLSYFYLYGNVLSDGEIMTLLDLGLRTLSWGALVVYLRTQFFNSGENMFPLFLRVWWGFYLAISCYCFLVDVFIHHKHGSLDIEWYLVSDAVSVLTGLFLCYVGFLRSDIQDVLGEPLLNGDSSSINNLETSNSRGGDTVTPFGNAGLFSILTFSWMNSLIAAGNRKILDLEDVPQLHGVDSVVGAFPVFKNKLESDCGRATRFKLAKALFLLVWKEILKTALLALIHTLCSYAGPYLIDAFVQCLEGRGEFKNQGYILASTFVAAKLAECLAHRHLSFRLQQIGTRLRAVTATMIYNKSLTISCQSKQGHSSGEMINIMTIDADRLGIFSWYIHDPWLVILQVCLALLILYRNLGLGSVAGFVATVIVMSLNYPFGRLEEKFQDKLMESKDKRMKATVEILRNMRILKLQGWEMKFFSKILELREEETRWLKKYFYNSVVINVVSWATPTVVAVATFGTCMLMGIPLESGKVLSALATFGILQSPIYNLPDTVSMLVQTKVSLDRIASFLCLDDLQPDAIEKLPGGSSDTAIEIVDGNFSWDLSSPRATLKDINFKVLNGMKIAVCGTVGSGKSSLLSSILGELPKISGTLKLCGTKAYVAQSPWIQSGKIEENILFGKEMDKERYDKVLEACSLKKDLEILSFGDQTVIGERGINLSGGQKQRIQIARALYQDAQIYLFDDPFSAVDAHTGSHLFKEVLLGLLSSKTVIYVTHQVEFLSAADVILVMKDGRIVLAGKYDEILNSGSDFKVLVGAHKAALSVLDSRQAGAVSENESVRDNNGGENSTDRIVHNEGNKDSQIGKADEVAEPQAQLIQEEEREKGSVGFQIYWKYITTAYGGALVPFILLAQLLFQILQIGSTYWMAWATPATKDVKPAVSGSRLLIVYVSLVIGSSFCILARAMLLVTAGYKTATLLFNKLHQCIFRAPMSFFDATPSGRIINRASKDQSALEMQIPDLVGGLAFEAIMLLGIIAVMSQVAWQVFIVSIPVIAACIWYQQYYIPAARELSRLSGVCNAPVIQNFAETISGATTIRSFDQESRFQEINMKLTDAYSRPKFHNSAAMQWLCFRMDMFSSVTFAFCLFLLVSFPERTNPAIAGLAVTYALELHMAQFGLIWNFCICENKLISVERILQYMSIPAEPPLVIESKRPDHSWPSHGKIDIDNLQVRYAPHMPLVLRGLSCTFPGGKKTGIVGRTGSGKSTLIQALFRTVEPAAGQIMIDSIDISLIGLHDLRSRLSIIPQDPTMFEGTVRSNLDPLEKYTDEQIWEVLDKCQLGDEVRKKERKLDSTVQLSRMGRTGVWARGS; translated from the exons atggaatttttttttgaggcaAAAGAGAAAGGTGTCGCAGCCATTGTTTCAAGCTCATCTTCCATAATGCATGCTCCAGGTTCAaatattgattttcttcttcaatccAATTTCATTAGTGGGTTCTGTGGATCGTTGCACTTGGTTTTGTTACTTGCTTTATGTGTCTCGTTTTTGTGTAAGAAACTCAGCAGGTGGGGTGATGGAGAGGGTTCTTCAGAGATGTTAATGATGAAGAGGAGGTTTTCGTGGTATAAACTGACCTTGGTCTGTTGTTTGGGTGTCtcggtttttaatttcatctcgtGTTTGTTGAGCTACTTTTATTTGTATGGAAATGTTTTGTCTGATGGTGAAATAATGACCCTTTTGGATTTAGGGCTTAGAACACTCTCTTGGGGTGCACTTGTTGTTTATTTGCGTACCCAGTTCTTTAACTCAGGTGAAAACATGTTCCCTTTGTTTTTGAGAGTTTGGTGGGGTTTCTATTTGGCTATTTCTTGTTACTGCTTTCTTGTAGATGTTTTCATTCATCACAAACACGGGTCTTTGGACATAGAGTGGTATTTGGTGTCTGATGCGGTCTCTGTGCTTACTGGATTATTTCTTTGTTATGTTGGGTTTTTGAGAAGTGATATTCAAGATGTACTTGGAGAACCCCTTTTGAATGGTGATTCTAGTTCGATTAATAATTTGGAGACAAGTAATTCTAGGGGGGGAGATACGGTGACTCCTTTTGGAAATGCTGGTCTTTTCAGTATTCTCACCTTCTCTTGGATGAATTCTTTAATTGCTGCTGGCAATAGGAAAATTTTAGACCTTGAAGATGTTCCTCAACTTCACGGTGTTGACAGTGTGGTTGGAGCTTTtccagtttttaaaaataagcttGAGTCAGATTGTGGAAGAGCTACCAGGTTCAAGCTCGCGAAAGCACTGTTTCTGTTAGTTTggaaagaaattttaaagacAGCTTTATTGGCGTTGATACACACGTTATGTTCTTATGCTGGTCCCTACCTTATCGACGCTTTTGTTCAATGCCTTGAAGGGCGAGGAGAATTCAAGAATCAAGGTTATATTTTGGCTTCCACCTTTGTGGCCGCAAAGCTTGCTGAGTGCCTCGCACACAGGCATTTATCTTTTAGGTTGCAACAAATTGGAACAAGGCTCCGTGCAGTAACAGCCACGATGATTTACAACAAGAGCTTGACCATTTCCTGTCAGTCAAAGCAGGGGCATTCAAGTGGAGAAATGATCAATATTATGACAATTGATGCTGATAGACTTGGCATCTTTAGTTGGTACATACACGATCCATGGTTGGTCATCTTGCAAGTTTGTTTGGCCTTGCTGATACTGTACAGAAATTTGGGACTGGGGTCGGTTGCTGGCTTTGTTGCGACAGTAATTGTCATGTCGTTAAACTATCCTTTCGGAAGATTAGAGGAGAAGTTTCAAGACAAGTTAATGGAATCAAAAGATAAACGAATGAAGGCAACCGTGGAGATTTTGAGAAATATGAGAATTCTCAAGCTTCAGGGATGGGAAATGAAGTTTTTCTCTAAGATTCTTGAACTCAGGGAAGAAGAGACACGGTGGCTGAAGAAATACTTCTATAATTCAGTAGTGATCAATGTTGTCTCTTGGGCTACTCCCACTGTTGTGGCTGTGGCCACCTTTGGTACTTGCATGCTAATGGGAATCCCTCTTGAATCAGGGAAGGTCTTATCTGCACTCGCAACATTTGGGATTCTTCAATCCCCAATCTATAACCTTCCCGATACAGTTTCTATGCTAGTTCAGACAAAGGTTTCTCTTGACAGAATTgcatcttttctttgtcttgaTGACTTGCAGCCTGATGCTATAGAGAAGCTTCCAGGAGGCAGTTCTGATACAGCAATTGAGATTGTTGATGGAAATTTCTCTTGGGATTTGTCTTCACCCAGGGCAACATTGAAAGATATAAACTTCAAAGTGCTCAATGGTATGAAGATAGCTGTTTGTGGTACTGTTGGTTCAGGCAAGTCGAGCTTGCTTTCCTCCATTTTGGGAGAGTTACCCAAGATCTCAGGGACACTCAAGTTGTGTGGGACAAAGGCGTATGTTGCTCAGTCACCTTGGATACAGAGTGGTAAGATAGAAGAGAACATATTGTTTGGTAAGGAGATGGACAAAGAAAGGTACGATAAGGTACTTGAAGCATGTTCCCTGAAGAAGGACCTGGAAATCCTCTCATTCGGGGATCAAACAGTTATTGGTGAGAGGGGTATCAACTTGAGTGGTGGACAGAAGCAAAGAATACAGATAGCACGTGCTCTCTACCAAGATGCCCAAATCTATCTATTTGATGACCCTTTCAGTGCCGTGGATGCTCATACTGGATCTCATTTGTTTAAA GAAGTTTTGCTTGGTCTTTTAAGTTCAAAAACTGTTATTTATGTTACTCATCAGGTTGAGTTCTTATCCGCTGCTGATGTAATCTTG GTCATGAAAGATGGAAGGATCGTGCTGGCCGGGAAGTATGACGAAATTCTCAATTCAGGATCTGATTTTAAGGTACTTGTAGGTGCACATAAGGCAGCTTTATCAGTTCTGGATTCCAGACAGGCAGGAGCAGTTTCCGAAAATGAAAGTGTCAGAGACAACAATGGAGGCGAGAACAGTACTGATAGGATTGTACATAACGAAGGAAATAAAGATTCACAAATTGGTAAAGCAGATGAGGTAGCCGAGCCACAAGCACAACTCAttcaagaagaagagagagagaaaggtagTGTTGGGTTTCAAATCTATTGGAAATATATCACAACAGCATACGGAGGAGCTCTGGTGCCCTTTATATTACTGGCACAACTTCTCTTTCAGATCCTTCAAATTGGTAGCACTTATTGGATGGCATGGGCAACTCCTGCGACAAAGGATGTGAAACCTGCTGTTAGTGGATCTAGACTGTTAATCGTCTATGTATCTCTGGTTATTGGAAGTTCTTTTTGCATCCTGGCTCGAGCCATGCTTCTTGTAACAGCAGGGTACAAAACTGCAACTCTACTATTCAACAAATTGCATCAGTGCATTTTTCGTGCTCCCATGTCCTTTTTTGACGCGACCCCTAGTGGACGAATCATTAACAGA GCTTCTAAAGATCAAAGTGCACTAGAAATGCAAATTCCAGATCTAGTTGGGGGTCTTGCCTTCGAAGCAATCATGCTTCTGGGAATCATAGCAGTGATGTCTCAAGTGGCATGgcaagtttttatagtttccATCCCTGTAATTGCTGCCTGTATCTGGTATCAG CAATATTACATACCTGCAGCAAGAGAGCTTTCACGGTTGAGTGGAGTATGCAATGCTCCAGTTATCCAAAATTTTGCAGAAACAATTTCAGGAGCAACAACGATCAGGAGCTTTgatcaagaatcaagattccaagaaataaatatgaaaCTAACAGATGCATATTCTCGGCCCAAATTTCATAATTCTGCTGCAATGCAATGGCTTTGCTTCCGCATGGATATGTTCAGTTCTGTTACGTTTGCTTTCTGTCTGTTTCTTTTAGTCTCTTTTCCAGAAAGAACTAATCCAG CCATTGCAGGCTTAGCTGTTACATATGCGCTTGAGCTACACATGGCACAATTTGGGTTGATATGGAATTTCTGCATTTGTGAGAACAAACTCATATCAGTAGAGAGAATTCTTCAGTACATGTCTATTCCTGCTGAGCCTCCTCTTGTAATTGAATCAAAGAGGCCAGACCATTCTTGGCCATCACATGGTAAAATTGATATCGATAATCTACag GTCCGATATGCCCCGCACATGCCACTGGTGCTGCGTGGTCTCTCATGCACTTTCCCAGGAGGGAAGAAAACTGGTATTGTTGGGAGAACAGGCAGCGGTAAATCTACTCTCATACAGGCTCTTTTCCGAACCGTTGAACCTGCAGCTGGTCAGATTATGATTGACAGCATTGATATCTCACTGATTGGCCTGCATGATTTAAGGTCAAGACTGAGCATTATTCCCCAGGATCCAACCATGTTTGAAGGGACTGTTAGAAGTAATCTGGACCCACTTGAAAAGTACACAGATGAACAGATCTGGGAG GTTCTGGACAAGTGCCAACTTGGAGATGAAGttaggaaaaaggaaaggaagctGGATTCCACAG TGCAGTTATCGAGAATGGGGAGAACTGGAGTATGGGCCAGAGGCAGCTAG